A genomic stretch from Croceibacterium aestuarii includes:
- a CDS encoding FemAB family XrtA/PEP-CTERM system-associated protein has protein sequence MNAPFSSTSDVVRLADLRQPDETARIEAFVAAQGGSLFHRPAWLRTIERGTGQAALGLVAEKGAAMVGWLPLNELHSPVFGRALVSSGFAVEGGVLATRDSTALALCRAAEELAARRSCQCIELRGGAAPADWTATSESHLKFEAPLTADDEAQLLWIPRKQRAEVRKSLQEELEVTVGRAERDRAAHFAVYAESVRNLGTPVFPRALFDAALDAFDSDIQTIWHRGEPVASVLSFYHDGAVLPYWGGGVWDARRLRANDRNYYELMLHARRRGCARFDFGRSKKGSGPAAYKKTWGFEGVPLSYASWTAQGAQARDINPASGKHAALVAAWKRLPLALANRIGPHVSRGLG, from the coding sequence ATGAACGCGCCCTTCAGCTCGACGAGCGATGTCGTGCGTCTCGCCGATCTGCGACAGCCCGACGAGACGGCGCGGATCGAAGCATTCGTGGCCGCGCAAGGGGGAAGCCTGTTCCACCGTCCCGCATGGCTGCGCACGATCGAGCGAGGTACCGGGCAGGCGGCGCTGGGGCTCGTTGCGGAAAAAGGTGCCGCCATGGTCGGCTGGCTGCCGCTGAACGAACTGCACTCGCCGGTTTTCGGCCGGGCGCTGGTTTCCAGCGGTTTCGCGGTCGAGGGCGGGGTGCTCGCGACCCGCGATAGCACCGCCCTCGCATTGTGTCGGGCAGCCGAGGAGCTGGCGGCCCGCCGCTCGTGCCAGTGCATCGAGTTGCGCGGCGGCGCGGCGCCGGCGGACTGGACCGCGACGAGCGAGAGCCACCTCAAGTTCGAGGCACCGCTGACCGCGGACGACGAGGCGCAGCTGCTCTGGATCCCCCGCAAGCAACGCGCCGAAGTGCGCAAGAGCCTGCAGGAAGAGCTCGAAGTGACGGTGGGCCGCGCGGAGCGGGACCGGGCGGCACATTTCGCGGTCTATGCCGAAAGCGTGCGAAACCTCGGCACGCCGGTCTTCCCCCGCGCGCTGTTCGACGCCGCGCTGGATGCCTTCGACAGTGACATCCAGACCATCTGGCATCGGGGCGAGCCCGTGGCCAGCGTGCTGTCCTTCTATCATGACGGTGCTGTGCTGCCTTACTGGGGCGGCGGAGTGTGGGATGCCCGCCGGTTACGCGCCAACGACCGCAACTATTACGAACTGATGCTGCACGCCCGGCGGCGCGGCTGCGCGCGGTTCGATTTCGGCCGCTCGAAGAAGGGCTCCGGGCCGGCAGCCTACAAGAAGACCTGGGGTTTCGAGGGCGTACCGCTGTCTTACGCGAGTTGGACGGCACAAGGAGCCCAGGCGCGCGACATCAATCCCGCGAGCGGCAAGCACGCCGCGCTCGTGGCCGCGTGGAAGCGCCTGCCCCTCGCGCTCGCCAATCGAATTGGCCCGCACGTTTCGCGGGGCCTGGGGTGA
- a CDS encoding TIGR03087 family PEP-CTERM/XrtA system glycosyltransferase codes for MKREILFLAHRLPFPPDRGDKIRSHHLLTELTGLAPVHVACFAETAADRAGEHLLAESAASYCMPTRSKPVAFAGIEAVARGLPVLLTAFHHADIAAFVTRTLRERPIGTIYVFSGQMGQYVPRNWEGRLVVDLVDVDSAKFEQYSRAGGLIAGVHAREARLLRDYEARLARIADRTLLISEAEAALLRSRLPASNTAQIEVLGNGIDAAAFDPANWQRHDALSAERGPHFVFTGQMDYAPNVAGVVRMARRVLPAIRKVHPLAQFHVVGRAPAAEVRELDGKGGVRVWGEVPAVQPFLAGADIVVVPLELARGIQNKVLEAMAMARPVLLTPQAATGIDIADGEHVAIAASDAELVRRALALLADRPAREALGRAARSFVVGKMCWSAMLAGLPKIVGHAGPDTCRDAA; via the coding sequence GTGAAGCGCGAAATTCTCTTCCTGGCTCACCGCTTGCCGTTTCCCCCCGATCGCGGTGACAAGATCCGGTCGCATCACCTGCTCACTGAGCTGACTGGTTTGGCGCCGGTGCACGTTGCCTGCTTTGCCGAAACGGCCGCCGACCGCGCGGGCGAGCACTTGCTGGCGGAAAGCGCCGCAAGCTATTGCATGCCCACACGCAGCAAGCCGGTGGCATTTGCCGGTATCGAGGCGGTGGCGCGCGGTCTCCCGGTCCTGCTGACGGCGTTCCACCACGCCGACATAGCCGCCTTCGTAACCCGAACCCTGCGCGAGCGGCCCATCGGCACGATCTACGTATTCTCCGGGCAGATGGGGCAATACGTCCCGCGCAACTGGGAGGGGCGCCTGGTGGTCGACCTGGTGGATGTCGATTCGGCCAAATTTGAACAGTATTCCCGAGCCGGTGGCCTGATAGCCGGTGTCCATGCCCGCGAGGCGCGGCTGCTGCGAGATTACGAGGCGCGGCTCGCCCGGATCGCCGACCGAACTCTGCTGATCAGCGAAGCCGAGGCGGCGCTGCTGCGTTCACGCCTGCCTGCTTCGAATACGGCCCAGATCGAGGTGCTTGGCAACGGCATCGATGCCGCCGCCTTCGATCCCGCGAACTGGCAGCGACACGACGCGCTATCGGCAGAGCGCGGTCCGCATTTCGTGTTCACCGGACAGATGGACTATGCCCCCAACGTGGCTGGAGTGGTCCGCATGGCGCGCCGCGTCTTGCCAGCGATCCGCAAGGTCCACCCGCTGGCACAGTTTCATGTCGTCGGCCGCGCGCCCGCTGCCGAGGTGCGCGAGTTGGATGGCAAGGGCGGCGTGCGTGTGTGGGGCGAGGTCCCCGCTGTGCAGCCGTTCCTGGCCGGGGCGGACATCGTCGTCGTCCCCTTGGAGCTCGCCCGGGGTATCCAGAACAAAGTGCTCGAGGCGATGGCGATGGCGCGCCCCGTGCTGCTGACCCCGCAAGCCGCGACCGGGATCGACATCGCCGATGGCGAGCATGTCGCAATCGCCGCGAGCGATGCCGAACTCGTCCGACGCGCCCTGGCATTGCTCGCCGACCGCCCCGCGCGCGAAGCACTCGGCCGAGCGGCCCGCAGTTTCGTGGTAGGGAAAATGTGCTGGTCGGCGATGCTCGCCGGACTTCCCAAAATCGTCGGGCATGCGGGCCCGGATACGTGCCGCGATGCTGCCTGA
- a CDS encoding XrtA/PEP-CTERM system-associated ATPase has product MFDNFYGLTGKPFQLTPDPAFYFRSVTHRKALSYLGYGLAQGEGFIVITGEVGAGKSTLVAHLMGTIDPERLTVGQIVTSKLDDEEIIHVVAQSFGLDIEGHDKASALGSIEGFLHEEARAGRRCLLVVDESQNLEIPALEELRMLSNFQLGNHPLLQTLLLGQPEFRATLQSSPDLEQLRQRVIAAHHLEPMEKGEIEPYIIHRLDKVGYNGNPSFDQRVFMELYEASGGIPRRVNQIANRLLLLGAVEERTRIDSAMLKAVLDEMAGEKAFPEAAPQPMPKVEPAPATPAPLNHEPRLDRTAVEAMLAERDQQIAELQQAIVELASGSQDEAAAALMPEIAALQEKVAHLEAKTFEQERSIRHTLTMLIEWIESEMDEAQAA; this is encoded by the coding sequence ATGTTCGACAACTTCTACGGACTGACCGGGAAGCCCTTCCAGCTTACGCCCGATCCGGCGTTCTACTTCCGCAGCGTCACGCACAGGAAGGCGCTCTCCTACCTCGGGTACGGTCTGGCGCAGGGCGAGGGCTTTATTGTCATCACCGGCGAAGTCGGCGCCGGCAAGTCCACGCTTGTCGCGCACCTTATGGGCACGATCGATCCCGAACGGCTTACCGTGGGCCAGATCGTCACCAGCAAGCTCGACGACGAAGAGATCATCCATGTCGTGGCGCAGAGCTTCGGGCTCGACATCGAAGGACACGACAAGGCCAGCGCGCTGGGTTCGATCGAGGGCTTCCTGCACGAGGAAGCCCGCGCCGGGCGGCGTTGCCTGCTGGTGGTCGACGAATCGCAGAATCTCGAAATTCCGGCGCTCGAAGAGTTGCGCATGCTGTCGAACTTCCAACTCGGCAATCATCCGCTGCTGCAGACCTTGCTGCTCGGCCAGCCCGAATTTCGCGCCACGTTGCAAAGCAGCCCCGACCTCGAACAGCTGCGCCAGCGCGTCATCGCCGCGCATCACCTCGAACCGATGGAGAAGGGCGAGATCGAGCCCTATATCATCCACCGTCTCGACAAGGTCGGCTACAACGGCAACCCGTCGTTCGACCAGCGCGTGTTCATGGAGCTCTACGAGGCCAGCGGGGGCATTCCGCGGCGCGTCAACCAGATCGCCAATCGCCTCCTCCTGCTCGGCGCCGTCGAAGAGCGCACCCGGATCGATTCTGCCATGCTCAAGGCCGTGCTCGACGAGATGGCCGGGGAAAAGGCATTTCCCGAAGCTGCACCTCAGCCCATGCCGAAGGTCGAACCGGCTCCCGCTACTCCTGCGCCGCTCAATCACGAACCGCGTCTGGACAGGACGGCGGTCGAGGCGATGCTCGCCGAGCGCGATCAGCAGATCGCCGAACTGCAGCAGGCGATTGTCGAGCTGGCCAGCGGCAGTCAGGACGAAGCCGCTGCCGCGCTGATGCCCGAAATCGCCGCGTTGCAGGAAAAGGTCGCCCATCTCGAGGCAAAGACCTTCGAGCAGGAGCGCTCGATCCGCCACACTCTGACCATGCTCATCGAATGGATCGAGAGCGAGATGGACGAAGCGCAGGCGGCCTGA
- a CDS encoding XrtA/PEP-CTERM system exopolysaccharide export protein: MRFSAVSRFLAALSMALAVVGCSSTPDAQLAPASFVAMQEGPGEEYIIGPLDELTIHVWRNDELGAQVQVRPDGRITTPLVADMPAVGKTPTMLAEDIRLQLSQYIAEPLVTVIVNKFAGTFSQQIRVVGATEKPASIPYRANMTVLDAMISVGGLSEFAAGNRAKLIRFDKQVGRQREYHLRLGDLLKKGDSKANVMLQPGDVIIIPESMF; encoded by the coding sequence ATGCGATTTTCCGCCGTTTCCCGTTTTCTGGCTGCCCTCTCGATGGCTCTCGCCGTTGTCGGCTGTTCGAGCACTCCCGATGCCCAACTCGCTCCGGCGAGCTTCGTCGCAATGCAGGAAGGCCCCGGCGAGGAATATATCATCGGCCCGCTCGACGAGCTGACCATCCACGTCTGGCGCAACGACGAGCTTGGAGCGCAGGTTCAGGTACGTCCCGACGGACGCATCACCACCCCGCTCGTCGCCGACATGCCGGCCGTGGGCAAGACACCGACGATGCTGGCCGAGGACATCCGCCTGCAGCTCTCGCAATACATCGCCGAGCCGCTGGTCACGGTCATCGTCAACAAGTTCGCCGGGACGTTCAGCCAGCAAATCCGGGTGGTGGGGGCGACGGAAAAGCCTGCGTCGATCCCGTACCGCGCCAACATGACCGTGCTCGACGCGATGATCTCGGTCGGGGGGCTGAGCGAATTCGCCGCCGGCAATCGCGCCAAGCTGATCCGCTTCGACAAGCAGGTCGGCCGCCAGCGCGAATATCACCTGCGGCTCGGCGACCTGCTCAAGAAGGGCGACAGCAAGGCCAACGTGATGCTCCAGCCCGGCGATGTGATCATCATCCCCGAGAGCATGTTCTGA
- a CDS encoding XrtA system polysaccharide deacetylase gives MNAVAPLDDAVLAGPAGSSIVNGLSVDVEDWFQVGAFETVIEKDDWPSLVDRVERNVHAILDMFDEAEVKATFFALGWVAERHGGIMREIVNRGHEVASHGWDHGRVFRMDRALFGADIERARKALEDTSGSRVSGYRAPSFSIDVRTPWAFQELAAQGYAYSSSVAPVSHDHYGWAQAPRFAFRPLPWSELIEIPVTTAMFAGKRLAAGGGGFFRVIPYAFSRWAIRQVNRQEGRPAIFYFHPWEIDPGQPRVAGAPLKSRLRHYTNLDRMADKLRLLIGEFAWGRMDLLAHREAARLEAEAAA, from the coding sequence GTGAATGCCGTAGCGCCCCTGGACGATGCCGTTCTTGCCGGCCCAGCGGGCTCGTCGATTGTCAACGGGTTGTCGGTCGATGTCGAGGACTGGTTCCAGGTCGGCGCGTTCGAAACCGTCATCGAAAAGGACGACTGGCCTTCGCTGGTCGACCGGGTCGAGCGCAACGTTCACGCCATCCTCGACATGTTCGACGAGGCTGAGGTCAAGGCGACGTTTTTCGCGCTCGGCTGGGTGGCCGAGCGGCACGGCGGCATCATGCGCGAGATCGTCAATCGCGGGCACGAGGTCGCAAGCCACGGGTGGGACCACGGCCGCGTGTTCCGGATGGACCGGGCATTGTTCGGCGCCGATATCGAACGCGCCCGCAAAGCGCTCGAGGACACCTCGGGCAGCCGGGTCAGCGGCTATCGCGCGCCGAGTTTCTCGATCGATGTGCGCACCCCCTGGGCGTTCCAGGAGCTGGCTGCGCAGGGCTATGCCTATTCCTCCAGCGTCGCGCCGGTTTCACACGACCATTACGGCTGGGCCCAGGCCCCGCGTTTCGCCTTTCGGCCGCTGCCCTGGTCCGAGCTAATCGAAATCCCCGTCACGACCGCGATGTTCGCCGGTAAGCGCCTCGCCGCCGGTGGTGGCGGCTTCTTCCGCGTCATTCCCTATGCGTTCTCGCGCTGGGCGATCCGCCAGGTGAATCGGCAGGAGGGACGACCGGCGATCTTCTATTTTCATCCCTGGGAAATCGATCCCGGCCAGCCGCGGGTCGCCGGCGCGCCGCTGAAGTCACGGCTCAGGCACTATACCAATCTCGACCGCATGGCGGACAAACTGCGGCTGCTGATCGGCGAATTCGCTTGGGGGCGAATGGACCTTCTCGCCCATCGCGAGGCCGCGCGGCTCGAAGCCGAGGCGGCGGCATGA
- a CDS encoding pyridoxal-dependent decarboxylase, exosortase A system-associated, with protein MKPLGPIPAGYGSIDGELALGGKAASALVEEAGGTPLFVYSADLMRRRMAVLRQAMPQSLRIHYAIKANSYRPVLELMAGLVDGFDIASGGELEMVLAAGQDPAKVSFAGPGKRDDELRAAIENGVTLNLESENEAHRALRIAEELGKAPALAIRVNPDFELRGSGMKMGGGAKPFGLDAERVSALAREIIAAGATWRGLHIYTGSQALDAGAVAETQANVLELAARLTREIGHPLPHLNMGGGFGIPYFSGDQPLDIAAVGAALGERFDQLPGELAGTEFAIELGRYLVGEAGVYLTRVVDRKVSHGTTFLVTDGGLHHQLAASGNFGTVVRRNYPVAIASKFTGEPVEEVNVVGCLCTPLDRLADQAMVPHADIGDTVAVFCAGAYGASASPSAFLGQGPAREMLV; from the coding sequence ATGAAACCGCTCGGCCCTATCCCCGCCGGCTACGGCAGCATCGATGGCGAGCTCGCCCTCGGGGGCAAAGCCGCCAGCGCGCTGGTCGAAGAGGCTGGAGGCACACCGCTGTTCGTCTATTCGGCCGACCTGATGCGCCGCCGCATGGCCGTGCTGCGTCAGGCCATGCCGCAAAGCCTGCGCATTCATTATGCCATAAAAGCAAATTCCTATCGGCCGGTCCTCGAATTGATGGCAGGTCTGGTCGACGGCTTCGACATCGCCTCGGGCGGCGAACTGGAGATGGTCCTGGCAGCCGGGCAGGACCCGGCCAAAGTCAGCTTCGCCGGCCCGGGCAAGCGCGACGACGAGCTGCGCGCGGCGATCGAGAATGGCGTGACGCTCAACCTCGAATCCGAGAACGAGGCGCATCGCGCGCTGCGCATCGCCGAGGAACTTGGCAAGGCGCCGGCGCTGGCAATTCGAGTCAATCCCGATTTCGAACTGCGCGGCTCGGGCATGAAGATGGGCGGGGGGGCCAAGCCCTTCGGCCTCGACGCCGAACGTGTGTCCGCCCTGGCGCGCGAAATCATCGCTGCCGGAGCCACCTGGCGCGGCCTCCACATCTACACCGGCAGCCAGGCGCTCGATGCCGGTGCGGTGGCCGAAACCCAGGCCAACGTTCTCGAACTCGCCGCGCGGCTTACCCGCGAGATCGGTCATCCCTTGCCGCACCTCAACATGGGCGGCGGATTCGGCATTCCCTACTTCAGCGGCGACCAGCCGCTCGACATCGCCGCCGTGGGCGCTGCCCTGGGGGAGCGCTTCGATCAACTGCCGGGCGAGCTGGCAGGGACCGAGTTCGCCATCGAACTCGGCCGCTACCTCGTCGGCGAGGCGGGGGTTTACCTGACGCGGGTCGTCGACCGAAAAGTCAGCCACGGCACGACCTTCCTCGTCACCGACGGTGGTCTGCACCACCAGCTGGCCGCTTCGGGCAACTTCGGCACGGTCGTGCGCCGCAACTATCCCGTTGCGATAGCAAGCAAATTCACTGGTGAGCCGGTCGAAGAGGTCAATGTTGTCGGCTGCCTGTGCACCCCGCTCGACCGCCTCGCCGACCAGGCCATGGTGCCGCACGCCGACATTGGCGACACCGTCGCGGTGTTCTGTGCCGGGGCCTATGGCGCCAGCGCCAGCCCCTCAGCCTTTCTCGGCCAGGGACCTGCCCGAGAAATGCTGGTTTAG
- a CDS encoding preprotein translocase subunit YajC, giving the protein MTGHIRTIALALAVLAVPAGAQAQDQGGEQEATPTLRGPHIEIAPYIEAAEVLTKQLDPYNDTVTYTTVAAGVDVSATGRYSAASASARYERHFANDSTTRDSDTVSGIGRASVALGSPNVTVEAGALASRSRVDSDGTAFAGSLQQDDSTTSRIYSVYAGPSVQSREGALEVEGHYRFGYTKVESPDRLVAGASGGAQLVDLADESTTHSAQARVGFAPDTVLPVVGVGVGGGWNEQNTTNLDQRVRDRHARADVTVPLSPTLALVGGVGYEDVEISSRDALRDGSGAPIIGADGRFVTDKSAPRVIAYQTDGLIWDAGVMWRPSRRTSLEAFIGKRYDSTTYYGSLTYAPNSRQSLNISVYDGIQTFGGLISDRLAGLPAQFQAIRSPFSGDLGTCVTSTSTEGGTCIGDAFGSLNSVVYRDRGVSLSYGINMGRSQAGIGIGYDHRKYIAAAGTVLALANGAVDEQYWATIYGTTEIDRRSSLSANAYGSRYSNGLTGETTFGYSASLAYYRQLIAGLSGTAAVGLDGITQDSLPDVQAASALLGLRYTF; this is encoded by the coding sequence ATGACGGGCCATATCCGCACCATCGCTCTTGCTCTTGCCGTGCTCGCCGTTCCGGCGGGTGCGCAGGCGCAGGACCAGGGCGGCGAACAGGAGGCCACGCCCACGCTGCGCGGCCCGCATATCGAGATTGCGCCCTATATCGAGGCGGCCGAGGTGCTCACAAAGCAGCTCGATCCCTATAACGACACCGTCACCTACACGACCGTTGCTGCGGGCGTGGACGTCTCGGCGACCGGCCGCTACTCGGCCGCGTCGGCCTCGGCTCGCTATGAACGGCATTTTGCCAACGACAGCACCACGCGCGACAGCGACACCGTCAGCGGCATCGGCCGCGCGTCGGTTGCGCTCGGCTCGCCCAACGTCACGGTGGAAGCCGGCGCGCTCGCTTCGCGCTCGCGCGTCGACAGCGACGGCACGGCGTTTGCCGGCTCGCTGCAGCAGGATGACTCGACCACCAGCAGGATCTATTCGGTCTATGCAGGTCCATCGGTCCAGTCGCGCGAAGGCGCACTCGAAGTCGAGGGGCATTACCGTTTCGGCTATACCAAAGTTGAATCGCCCGACAGGCTCGTTGCCGGCGCCAGCGGGGGCGCGCAGCTGGTCGATCTTGCCGACGAGAGCACCACGCATTCGGCGCAGGCGCGGGTCGGCTTCGCGCCCGACACGGTCCTGCCGGTCGTCGGCGTAGGCGTCGGCGGCGGCTGGAACGAACAGAACACCACGAATCTCGACCAGCGCGTCCGCGACCGTCATGCGCGTGCAGACGTCACCGTCCCGCTCAGTCCGACGCTCGCCCTCGTCGGCGGAGTAGGATACGAAGACGTCGAAATATCGAGCCGCGACGCCCTTCGCGACGGCAGCGGCGCGCCGATTATCGGGGCCGACGGCCGCTTCGTCACCGACAAGAGTGCCCCGCGGGTCATCGCCTACCAGACCGACGGCCTGATTTGGGATGCCGGCGTCATGTGGCGCCCGAGCCGCCGGACCTCGCTCGAGGCGTTTATCGGCAAGCGTTACGATTCGACGACGTACTACGGCAGTCTCACCTACGCACCGAACAGCCGCCAGAGTCTCAACATTTCCGTTTATGACGGGATTCAGACGTTCGGCGGCCTGATCAGCGACCGTCTCGCCGGGCTCCCCGCGCAGTTTCAGGCCATCCGCAGCCCGTTCTCGGGCGACCTCGGGACATGTGTCACGAGCACCAGCACGGAAGGCGGCACGTGCATTGGCGATGCCTTCGGGTCGCTCAACTCGGTGGTCTACCGCGATCGTGGCGTATCGCTGAGCTACGGGATCAACATGGGCCGCAGCCAGGCCGGCATCGGCATCGGTTACGATCACCGTAAGTACATTGCCGCCGCCGGAACTGTGCTGGCGCTCGCCAACGGGGCGGTCGACGAGCAATACTGGGCGACGATCTATGGCACGACCGAGATCGATCGCCGATCGAGCCTCAGCGCCAATGCCTATGGTAGCCGATACTCGAACGGCCTCACCGGCGAAACGACCTTCGGGTACAGCGCATCGCTCGCCTATTACCGCCAGCTGATCGCGGGCCTCAGCGGCACCGCCGCGGTCGGTCTCGACGGCATCACCCAGGATTCACTGCCCGACGTGCAGGCCGCTTCGGCGCTGCTCGGCCTGCGGTACACCTTCTGA
- a CDS encoding XrtA system polysaccharide chain length determinant yields MNTIIEEVRSALWTVWNRRWQALAVAWGVCLLGWLVVALIPNAYDSKTRIFVQLDDALAQQIGIGSSTREKDILRVQQTLTSAVNLEKVIRSTRIGDDITTPAQMERAVQALAKKIVVVAQGENLFEITATSGRSDLSDAENAQLAQDIANRMIDIFRESNLGESRGEMRDTITFLDQQLAERSRQLEEAEQKRLAFESEHPDLAGGTEAISAKINANRDDLRAVQADLAAAKSALAAIDGQLASTPRTLVTADGGGPKAALAQAQSNLAALQARGLTDSHPDVVAVKKQIAALRIQTQGAGGDYGTPNPAYTSLQGLRIDRQATVEALSSRAAAIQSELANFAASQAKEPTVAAEAQRISRDYDVLRQQYDKLLQDREELRLRGQVETERSAIKFEVIDPPSTPRVPSWPNRPILLFAVLFLGLCAGGGTAYLLGRMRSSFATAGRLEETFQLPVVGTISLALTDAARALHKLRMRRFTAASAGLGVLFLVLLIAEFVQRGTVA; encoded by the coding sequence TTGAACACCATCATCGAAGAGGTGCGCTCGGCACTCTGGACGGTCTGGAACCGCCGCTGGCAGGCGCTTGCCGTCGCCTGGGGCGTGTGCCTGCTTGGCTGGCTGGTAGTGGCGCTCATTCCGAACGCTTATGATTCGAAGACTCGCATATTCGTCCAGCTCGACGACGCGCTCGCGCAGCAGATCGGCATCGGTTCGTCGACGCGCGAGAAGGACATCCTGCGCGTCCAGCAGACGCTGACCAGCGCGGTGAACCTCGAAAAGGTAATCCGCTCTACCCGCATCGGCGACGACATCACCACGCCGGCGCAGATGGAGCGTGCGGTGCAGGCGCTGGCCAAGAAGATCGTCGTCGTCGCACAGGGCGAAAACCTGTTCGAAATCACCGCGACGAGCGGCCGCAGCGACTTGTCCGATGCCGAGAACGCGCAATTGGCGCAGGACATTGCCAATCGCATGATCGACATCTTCCGCGAATCCAATCTCGGCGAATCGCGCGGCGAGATGCGCGACACGATCACGTTCCTGGATCAGCAACTCGCGGAACGCAGCCGCCAGCTCGAGGAAGCCGAACAAAAGCGCCTGGCCTTCGAATCAGAGCACCCCGATCTTGCCGGCGGGACCGAAGCGATCTCGGCGAAAATCAACGCCAACCGCGACGATCTGCGCGCCGTGCAAGCGGACCTTGCAGCCGCCAAGAGCGCGCTCGCGGCGATCGACGGGCAACTCGCCAGCACGCCGCGCACGCTCGTCACCGCCGACGGCGGCGGCCCCAAGGCCGCTCTGGCCCAAGCGCAGTCGAACCTTGCGGCACTGCAGGCTCGCGGGCTCACGGACAGCCACCCGGATGTCGTCGCGGTGAAGAAGCAGATCGCCGCGCTGCGCATTCAGACGCAGGGCGCCGGAGGTGACTATGGCACCCCGAACCCGGCCTATACCTCGCTTCAGGGCCTGCGGATCGACCGCCAGGCCACGGTCGAAGCGCTGTCTTCGCGGGCCGCGGCGATCCAGTCGGAATTGGCCAATTTCGCCGCCAGCCAGGCGAAGGAACCGACGGTCGCCGCCGAAGCGCAGCGCATCAGCCGCGACTACGACGTGCTGCGTCAACAATACGACAAGCTCCTGCAGGACCGCGAGGAATTGCGCCTGCGCGGCCAGGTCGAGACCGAGCGAAGCGCCATCAAGTTCGAGGTCATCGACCCACCAAGCACGCCGCGCGTGCCGAGCTGGCCGAATCGCCCGATCCTGCTCTTCGCAGTTCTCTTCCTCGGCCTCTGCGCCGGTGGCGGCACCGCTTATTTGCTCGGCCGCATGCGCTCTTCGTTCGCGACCGCGGGCAGGCTGGAGGAGACCTTCCAGCTGCCGGTCGTCGGCACGATTTCGCTTGCACTGACCGACGCGGCGCGCGCGCTGCACAAGCTGCGGATGCGCCGCTTTACCGCAGCTTCCGCCGGTCTCGGCGTCTTGTTCCTGGTCCTGCTGATCGCCGAATTCGTTCAGCGCGGCACGGTGGCGTGA
- a CDS encoding capsular biosynthesis protein: protein MTEQSKIPLPEAGKGEGERKKSLFERVDDLFGFGGAPVPTELAQPPQKRGKKTAAPVLSAEVAKDTEHTFAEPGPAADLASDRSVQAKAAPIPAAPTPVEPAVTFAAKPQTLDRNHLRQQGLIEPGGKVTALLEEFRIVKREVLLAARTAQANGGGAKAQRVLICSPLPGEGKTFCAANLALAMAAEKDSEVVLVDADFAKPSILSTLGLAGGRGLMDALADPSLRVESFVLATDVPGLYVLPAGNQTNSDSEFLSSKRTAAVLDRLTQGAPNRLLIFDSPPALAASPAAELAKYVGQALVVARADLTGQSALEDALSLLSNCPDIKLLLNAAQYSPSGRRFGTYYGYGE, encoded by the coding sequence ATGACCGAACAGAGCAAGATCCCGCTGCCCGAAGCGGGCAAAGGCGAGGGCGAACGCAAGAAGTCGCTGTTCGAGCGGGTCGACGACCTGTTCGGCTTCGGAGGCGCGCCGGTTCCCACCGAACTCGCCCAGCCGCCGCAAAAGCGCGGCAAGAAAACAGCGGCTCCCGTCCTCTCCGCAGAAGTCGCAAAGGACACGGAGCACACCTTCGCCGAACCGGGTCCCGCTGCCGACCTTGCGTCCGACCGGTCCGTTCAGGCCAAAGCTGCGCCGATTCCCGCCGCGCCGACACCGGTCGAGCCTGCCGTGACCTTCGCGGCCAAGCCCCAAACGCTCGACCGCAACCACCTGCGCCAGCAGGGTCTGATCGAGCCGGGTGGCAAGGTTACCGCGCTCCTCGAAGAGTTTCGCATCGTCAAGCGCGAGGTCCTGCTTGCCGCGCGCACGGCCCAGGCGAACGGCGGCGGGGCCAAAGCCCAGCGCGTGCTCATCTGTTCACCGCTGCCCGGTGAGGGCAAGACCTTTTGCGCTGCCAACCTGGCACTCGCCATGGCCGCAGAAAAAGACAGCGAAGTCGTGCTGGTCGACGCCGATTTCGCGAAGCCCTCGATCCTCTCCACGCTCGGCCTGGCCGGGGGCCGTGGACTGATGGACGCGCTGGCCGACCCGTCGTTGCGCGTCGAAAGCTTCGTCTTGGCGACGGACGTGCCCGGACTCTACGTCCTGCCGGCCGGCAACCAGACCAATTCCGACAGCGAATTCCTCTCGAGCAAGCGCACCGCCGCGGTGCTCGACCGCCTGACGCAAGGCGCACCCAATCGCCTGCTCATTTTCGATTCGCCTCCGGCGCTGGCCGCATCACCCGCGGCGGAGCTGGCGAAATACGTCGGTCAGGCGCTGGTTGTCGCACGCGCCGACCTCACCGGGCAGAGCGCGCTCGAGGATGCGCTCTCGCTGCTGTCGAACTGCCCGGACATCAAGCTTCTGCTCAACGCCGCGCAGTACAGCCCGAGCGGACGCCGGTTCGGCACCTATTACGGATACGGGGAGTGA